In Zygosaccharomyces rouxii strain CBS732 chromosome F complete sequence, a single window of DNA contains:
- a CDS encoding pepsin-like aspartic protease (weakly similar to YYIL015W uniprot|P12630 Saccharomyces cerevisiae YIL015W BAR1 Aspartyl protease secreted into the periplasmic space of mating type a cells, cleaves and inactivates alpha factor allowing cells to recover from alpha-factor-induced cell cycle arrest and to YLR121C uniprot|Q12303 Saccharomyces cerevisiae YLR121C YPS3 Aspartic protease, attached to the plasma membrane via a glycosylphosphatidylinositol (GPI) anchor and to YLR120C uniprot|P32329 Saccharomyces cerevisiae YLR120C YPS1 Aspartic protease, attached to the plasma membrane via a glycosylphosphatidylinositol (GPI) anchor and to YDR144C uniprot|P53379 Saccharomyces cerevisiae YDR144C MKC7 GPI-anchored aspartyl protease (yapsin) involved in protein processing; shares functions with Yap3p and Kex2p and to YIR039C uniprot|P40583 Saccharomyces cerevisiae YIR039C YPS6 Putative GPI-anchored aspartic protease, member on vGLC.1466.), with the protein MKFLTSLVTSVLLSTASAGLVSPPVYKLSFNKLRGETFEKAVGNSNGHANFDIKNQQNFYSVELKVGTPAQNVLVLLDTGSSDLWITGSGNPYCSPSTRNSHLGSAGSNSSTNNGPSSTANFPSSSATIDCSQYGTFNLDGSETFKSNDSTFYLTYGDGSFAKGLWGMDHVYLDGLNVSDVSFAVANESNSTVGVFGVGLPGEEATVTPGVNGNHYQYKNFPQVLKDNGVVQKNAYSLYLNSPDSNSGNILFGAVDHSKYSGNLYTLPIVNTYADQGVAPREFDVTVQGITVGNSSSNSTVSSDKTLALLDSGTTLMYLPTALADELAKSLGGKFSPSTGYYLIPKPSENDDTKITFDFGGFHIETKLSNYILQGSGPQDVAILGILRTEGDRAIFGDVFLVDAYVVYDLEDYEISLAQANFNSGSSDIEAISGSVPGASRAPGYSQTYTGNQPSSSGSASPGGSTGQEASSSSSSSSSASNGDSESSSSSSSSSSSNSGSSGNNSESSSSSFSNSDKRGLTVSENGVGSLRAANPMILAFVTTFITSMLT; encoded by the coding sequence ATGAAGTTTCTTACTAGCTTGGTTACATCTGTACTTTTGAGCACTGCATCTGCGGGATTGGTTTCACCACCTGTATACAAACTTTCATTTAACAAGCTAAGAGGCGaaacctttgaaaaagctGTGGGTAACAGTAATGGTCATGCAAACTTCGATATTAAAAATCAACAGAACTTTTATTCCGTAGAATTAAAAGTTGGTACACCTGCTCAGAATGTGTTGGTTCTTTTAGACACTGGTTCGAGTGATTTATGGATTACTGGTAGCGGTAACCCATACTGCTCTCCATCTACAAGAAATTCTCATCTGGGATCTGCTGGTAGTAACTCTAGTACTAATAATGGCCCCAGCTCTACTGCGAATTTCCCAAGTTCGTCCGCTACGATCGATTGTTCCCAATATGGTACTTTCAATTTAGACGGTTCGGAAACATTCAAATCGAATGACAGTACTTTTTACTTGACCTATGGTGACGGTTCATTTGCTAAGGGTCTCTGGGGTATGGATCATGTATACTTAGATGGATTAAATGTTTCTGACGTTTCATTTGCAGTTGCTAATGAGAGTAATTCCACGGTAGGTGTATTTGGTGTTGGTTTACCGGGCGAGGAGGCAACTGTCACACCAGGTGTTAATGGAAATCACTACCAATACAAGAATTTCCCACAAGTTTTAAAGGATAACGGCGTTGTCCAAAAGAATGCTTACTCTCTATACTTGAACTCCCCCGATTCCAATAGTGGTAACATTCTTTTCGGCGCGGTTGATCACAGCAAGTACAGTGGTAACCTTTACACATTGCCCATCGTTAACACATATGCAGACCAAGGCGTAGCACCCCGTGAGTTCGATGTTACTGTGCAAGGTATTACCGTCGGTAATAGTAGTTCTAATTCTACTGTCTCCTCCGACAAGACTTTAGCTCTACTGGACTCTGGTACTACATTAATGTATTTGCCAACGGCCTTAGCCGATGAGTTGGCAAAATCCTTAGGTGGTAAATTTTCACCATCGACCGGATACTATTTGATACCCAAACCTTCAGAAAATGATGACACCAAGATTACTTTTGACTTTGGTGGATTTCACATCGAGACTAAGTTATCCAACTACATTTTACAAGGCTCAGGTCCACAAGATGTTGCGATCCTGGGTATCTTAAGAACCGAAGGTGATAGAGCTATCTTTGGTGACGTTTTCCTCGTGGATGCCTATGTGGTTTACGATTTAGAAGATTACGAGATTTCATTGGCACAGGCTAACTTCAATTCTGGTTCTTCAGACATAGAAGCCATTTCTGGAAGTGTCCCAGGTGCATCTAGGGCTCCAGGCTATTCACAAACTTACACCGGGAACCAACCTTCAAGCAGCGGTAGTGCTAGCCCAGGGGGCTCCACAGGCCAAGAAGCAAGCTCTAGCTCAAGCTCAAGCTCTAGCGCTTCTAATGGTGATTCGGAGTCAAGCTCCAGCTCCAGCTCCAGCTCCAGCTCCAACAGTGGCAGTTCCGGTAACAATTCTGAAAGCTCGTCCTCCAGCTTTTCAAACTCCGACAAGAGAGGATTGACGGTCTCTGAGAACGGCGTTGGCTCATTGAGAGCTGCCAATCCTATGATTTTGGCTTTTGTCACTACATTTATCACTTCAATGCTCACCTAA
- the CTS2 gene encoding putative chitinase (similar to uniprot|Q06350 Saccharomyces cerevisiae YDR371W CTS2 Sporulation-specific chitinase): protein MHWHNQPWFNHSIILAFIIASIVIEMCFYRKIFKSSAEHDVLDHVHEVGDGSLQQFKDHHTVIGDEGYTSGLYYSDWSPYPPRKHFPHDIDFSKVSHIYYAFFLIDGHTGELKSSDEWSDFQMDLYKPLAVKLNQLQLKNDDVHASMGVLPKGCVGELFYLRHTGILDRDKGRHFKVMMAVGGWSNRDQWPKMVRDPRRVENFINSCVETMFKYGFDGIDLDWEFPQNDGFEPRMYLELARKMRLKFDELEEVIFAGEPNHPKFQLSMATPAFKDKLNVLPIKELDRYIDVWNMMTYDYHGEWSPVTGYHCNLYDGPVKVHSQYKHDSSSDDEGLDANSAISDMINRFGVDSRKITLGMAAYGRGFTHVKASSNDKRFIDKSFHGVGGASEGEPGMWLYNQLPIKGSKEEYDPEYVSGFCFDHKTKTFVGYDNVESVKVKADYVKEMGLRGGFWWESCGDNHIDPQRSLLNAFTGRIKTIAKNENSVYHKPEALRYYLEKFGQDEFLSPFIIRIISKSH, encoded by the coding sequence ATGCATTGGCACAATCAGCCTTGGTTTAATCATTCAATTATCTTAGCCTTTATCATTGCTAGTATTGTCATAGAAATGTGTTTCTATaggaaaattttcaaatcctcTGCTGAACACGATGTTTTAGATCATGTTCATGAAGTTGGTGATGGTTCTCTACAGCAGTTTAAGGATCATCATACTGTAATTGGTGATGAAGGTTATACTTCGGGCCTTTACTATTCAGATTGGTCACCGTATCCACCTAGGAAGCATTTTCCTCATGATATCGATTTTTCCAAGGTCTCTCATATTTACTACGCTTTCTTCTTAATCGATGGACATACGGGTGAATTGAAATCGAGTGATGAGTGGTCAGACTTCCAAATGGATCTGTACAAACCATTGGCGGTGAAGttgaatcaattgcaactgaaaaatgatgatgtaCATGCCTCCATGGGAGTTTTACCCAAAGGTTGTGTTGGGGAATTGTTCTATTTAAGACATACTGGTATCTTGGATAGAGACAAAGGTCGTCATTTTAAAGTTATGATGGCTGTTGGTGGGTGGTCCAATAGAGATCAATGGCCTAAGATGGTAAGGGATCCTCGTAGGGTAGAAAACTTTATCAATTCATGTGTTGAAACTATGTTTAAATATGGATTTGATGGTATTGATTTAGATTGGGAGTTCCCACAAAACGATGGGTTTGAACCAAGAAtgtatttggaattggCTCGTAAAATGAGATTGAAgtttgatgaattggaagaagttaTCTTCGCTGGTGAACCTAATCATCctaaatttcaattgtcCATGGCTACGCCTGCGTTTAAAGATAAATTGAATGTCTTACCAATTAAAGAACTGGATCGATACATTGATGTCTGGAATATGATGACCTATGATTATCATGGTGAGTGGTCTCCTGTGACTGGTTATCATTGTAATCTTTATGATGGTCCTGTCAAAGTCCATTCTCAGTACAAGCATGATAGTAGCAGTGATGATGAGGGGTTAGATGCTAACTCTGCTATTTCCGACATGATTAACAGATTTGGGGTTGACTCTAGAAAGATTACCTTGGGGATGGCAGCTTACGGTAGAGGGTTTACACACGTCAAGGCCAGTAGTAACGATAAAAGGTTTATTGATAAAAGCTTCCATGGTGTTGGCGGTGCCAGTGAAGGTGAGCCTGGTATGTGGTTATACAACCAATTGCCCATCAAAGGTTCTAAAGAAGAGTATGATCCTGAGTATGTGTCAGGCTTTTGCTTCGATCATAAGACGAAGACTTTTGTCGGTTACGATAATGTAGAATCGGTGAAAGTCAAGGCAGATTACGTAAAAGAGATGGGGTTAAGGGGAGGATTTTGGTGGGAATCTTGTGGTGATAATCACATAGATCCTCAACGTTCTTTACTCAATGCATTTACAGGAAGAATTAAAACGATTgccaaaaatgaaaattctGTGTACCATAAGCCAGAAGCCCTAAGGTactatttggaaaaatttggccaagatgaatttttatcgCCATTTATTATTAGAATCATTTCTAAATCGCATTGA
- a CDS encoding pepsin-like aspartic protease (similar to uniprot|P12630 Saccharomyces cerevisiae YIL015W BAR1 Aspartyl protease secreted into the periplasmic space of mating type a cells, cleaves and inactivates alpha factor allowing cells to recover from alpha-factor-induced cell cycle arrest and to YLR121C uniprot|Q12303 Saccharomyces cerevisiae YLR121C YPS3 Aspartic protease, attached to the plasma membrane via a glycosylphosphatidylinositol (GPI) anchor and to YLR120C uniprot|P32329 Saccharomyces cerevisiae YLR120C YPS1 Aspartic protease, attached to the plasma membrane via a glycosylphosphatidylinositol (GPI) anchor and to YDR144C uniprot|P53379 Saccharomyces cerevisiae YDR144C MKC7 GPI-anchored aspartyl protease (yapsin) involved in protein processing; shares functions with Yap3p and Kex2p and to YIR039C uniprot|P40583 Saccharomyces cerevisiae YIR039C YPS6 Putative GPI-anchored aspartic protease, member on vGLC.1466.) encodes MKWNQILKCTLLANVARSAAFSQEVEEQTPKIVKLSFDKRHGENYEESLLGKRDALPFVKRDDGEYELSLRNRQNFYSVDLEVGSPSQKITVLLDTGSSDLWITGSDNPYCKSNSHSSKKRDIGDNSLDDIFSDITAGGSGAIYKTLTLTGGSMPSSFGSFGSIDVSTGGIEPTETISGGGGGSGGSPTGSSSSGGQSIDCSRYGTFDKNQSSTYKSNNTAFEISYGDGSFASGEWGRDHIELGSLNISDVSMAVANDTNSTVGVLGIGLPGLETTYSSDQSMVSGDRHMYSNFPMVLKERGITKKNVYSLYLNSPDAHNGSILFGAVDKSKFDGSLYTIPILNVYKSRGVSQPIQFDVTLQGLGLSNQTSTTTLSTTKIPALLDSGSTLAYLPEDLLEMVADGLGARFSENLNYYLMDCPSKHDETKIVFNFGGFNIETNLTTYTTPISSDTCVLRILPSGDSSAILGDAFLVHAYVVYDLEDFEISMAQANFDVNHEDIEVVSSSIPQATAAAGYSSTYSSSKSITSGGNIFSSGTLSGSASNTASGNNKSKNMAAAPVQIAPTSLLATIFFAISMFF; translated from the coding sequence ATGAAGTGGAACCAAATATTGAAATGCACTCTGCTTGCTAACGTTGCTCGAAGTGCAGCTTTCTCTCAGGAGGTGGAAGAACAAACACCTAAAATAGTGAAACTTTCATTTGATAAACGTCATGGTGAAAACTATGAAGAATCGTTGTTGGGCAAGAGAGATGCATTGCCTTTTGTAAAGAGAGATGATGGTGAATACGAGTTATCGTTAAGAAATAGACAGAATTTTTATTCTGTCGACTTAGAAGTGGGATCACCATCTCAAAAGATCACAGTACTGTTAGATACCGGTTCAAGTGATTTGTGGATTACGGGATCTGATAATCCATACTGTAAGTCGAACTCACATTCATCCAAAAAGAGAGACATTGGCGATAATAGTTTAGATGACATATTTTCAGACATTACTGCAGGTGGCAGTGGTGCCATCTACAAAACTCTTACTTTGACTGGCGGCAGCATGCCAAGTAGTTTTGGCAGTTTTGGCAGTATTGATGTCAGCACTGGTGGTATTGAACCTACAGAAACCATTAGTGGCGGTGGCggtggtagtggtggtagtCCTACTGGCTCGAGTTCCAGTGGTGGCCAATCTATTGATTGTTCTAGATACGGTACTTTTGACAAAAACCAGTCTAGTACTTATAAATCCAATAACActgcatttgaaatttcataTGGTGATGGTTCGTTTGCATCTGGTGAATGGGGCAGAGACCATATAGAATTAGGATCGTTAAACATTAGTGACGTTTCGATGGCAGTGGCTAATGACACAAACTCTACAGTGGGTGTCTTGGGTATTGGACTTCCAGGTTTAGAGACCACTTATTCAAGTGATCAATCAATGGTTAGTGGTGATCGTCACATGTACTCCAACTTCCCCATGGTGCTGAAAGAACGTGGtattacaaagaaaaacgTCTATTCGTTATATTTGAACAGTCCAGATGCCCATAATGGAAGTATTCTGTTTGGTGCTGTTGACAAATCGAAATTTGATGGTAGTCTTTACACTATACCTATCTTAAACGTTTACAAGAGCAGAGGTGTTAGCcaaccaattcaattcgATGTCACTTTACAAGGCCTTGGTCTGTCCAATCAAACAAGTACAACTACTCTTTCTACAACAAAGATTCCTGCGTTATTAGATTCGGGTTCTACACTGGCATACTTACCAGAAGATTTGCTAGAGATGGTGGCTGACGGCCTTGGTGCTAGATTTTCCGAAAACCTCAATTATTACCTTATGGATTGTCCCAGCAAGCATGATGAAACGAAGATCGTCTTTAACTTTGGTGGATTCAATATCGAAACTAATTTAACCACTTATACGacaccaatttcttccGACACCTGTGTATTGAGAATTTTGCCATCTGGAGACTCTTCTGCAATTTTAGGTGATGCTTTTCTGGTTCATGCCTATGTCGTCTacgatttggaagatttcGAAATTTCCATGGCTCAGGCTAATTTTGACGTAAACCATGAAGATATTGAAGTTGTAAGCAGTAGTATCCCTCAAGCAACAGCTGCTGCAGGTTATTCAAGCACTTATTCTTCATCCAAGAGTATCACTTCAGGTGGTAACATCTTTTCATCTGGCACCCTATCAGGTTCAGCATCAAACACAGCATCTGGTAACAACAAGAGTAAAAATATGGCTGCAGCACCAGTACAGATTGCACCAACTTCATTGCTCGCTACCATCTTTTTCGCAATTTCTAtgttcttttaa
- the VPS74 gene encoding Vps74p (highly similar to uniprot|Q06385 Saccharomyces cerevisiae YDR372C VPS74), producing the protein MSGLQRRRVNRVDSSGSNNEPTRGLEAQEDSSSKKVAYDPEEVKLTDNVEVPKLTLMEEVLLLGLRDKEGYLSFWNDNISYALRGCIVIELALRGKIRVVDDSARKRFDVSERLIEVTDSSKTGEVLLDEALQLMKCDEPLSITNWIDLLSGETWNPLKINYQLKQVRERLAKGLVDKGVLRTEMKNFFLFDMATHPVTDTSCKEAIKRRILSVLVPRNLELNYNDYFSERVSFKLIRTIALICGAYRANVLENVLTSLGYEKRDNAIGRADEILKQFSEYPFDLDTQTESGISINLNKEVGQELQQHPESTLQLEVLAGVFEVFSRMDMLL; encoded by the coding sequence ATGTCAGGTTTGCAACGTCGCAGAGTGAATAGAGTGGATTCGAGTGGATCCAATAATGAACCAACGCGTGGGCTAGAGGCGCAAGAAGACAGTTCATCAAAGAAGGTAGCATATGACCCTGAAGAAGTTAAGCTGACGGATAATGTGGAGGTACCCAAATTGACTTTAATGGAGGAGGTCCTTTTATTAGGTCTTAGGGATAAAGAAGGGTACCTATCATTTTGGAATGATAACATTTCTTATGCGTTACGTGGATGTATTGTGATCGAATTGGCTTTAAGAGGTAAAATTCGTGTAGTAGACGATTCTGCAAGGAAGAGATTTGACGTATCCGAAAGGTTAATTGAAGTTACTGATTCCAGTAAGACCGGAGAAGTTTTATTAGATGAGGCTTTACAATTAATGAAATGCGATGAACCATTATCAATCACCAATTGGATTGATCTACTCAGTGGTGAAACTTGGAATCCATTAAAGATCAACTATCAATTAAAGCAAGTTCGTGAAAGACTAGCAAAGGGACTCGTAGACAAAGGTGTCTTAAGAACcgaaatgaagaatttctttttattcGATATGGCAACTCATCCAGTTACAGACACTAGTTGCAAAGAAGCAATTAAGAGACGTATCCTGTCTGTTCTTGTGCCCCGTAACTTGGAGTTGAATTACAACGATTATTTTTCGGAAAGAGTCTCATTTAAGTTAATCAGAACTATTGCATTGATTTGTGGAGCTTATCGTGCTAATGTATTAGAAAATGTATTAACTTCTTTGGGATATGAAAAAAGAGACAATGCAATTGGTAGAGCAGATGAGATTTTAAAACAATTTTCAGAGTATCCATTTGATTTAGATACGCAAACAGAATCGGGTATTTCAATCAATTTAAACAAAGAAGTTGGGcaagaattacaacaacatcCAGAATCTACCCTACAATTAGAGGTTTTAGCAGGTGTATTCGAAGTGTTTTCAAGAATGGACATGCTGTTGTAA
- the LEO1 gene encoding Paf1-complex subunit LEO1 (similar to uniprot|P38439 Saccharomyces cerevisiae YOR123C LEO1 Component of the Paf1 complex which associates with RNA polymerase II and is involved in histone methylation): MSDPQEQAPEATAPVQDSSAEKELSNETKQEPSGDEKSGSQDEMEDLFGEDEGEDEEDEKRKGSEDENDEGEVTLRHRQEMDDEEAEEHAMYTRKFYGEDVDRVSDEEEAQEFREEDVELVRHIVPYRATQGTDKPVLYYAKIPEFLTIDPVPFDPPSFEASVKERLGNKASKEDQLGDRLIDENTVRWRYSRDANQQVFKESNAQIVQWSDGTFSLKLGDEYTDILSNDTDNTFFAVSHDQQELMQCYEGGEVTKTLMFIPTSTSSRMHQKLTKAVMRRDHKQAAGPGTYIVQKDPELERGELEKKQQQVVRERRRRQVKEMESREASGDPDRRAAISAEAEPMGNIRRNEYEQDDFLVDDDDEEEYASGSGEEGEEEEEEDEGNVSDEGAERLRRLKREGANNYEERKRRRVAVIDDEEDE, from the coding sequence ATGTCTGATCCTCAGGAGCAAGCCCCAGAGGCTACGGCACCTGTACAGGATTCCTCTGCAGAAAAAGAGCTATCAAATGAGACCAAACAAGAGCCATCTGGAGATGAAAAGAGTGGGTCTCAAGACGAGATGGAAGATCtatttggtgaagatgaaggagaggatgaagaagacgagaagagaaagggaagtgaagatgagaatgacGAAGGAGAAGTCACATTGCGTCACAGACAGGAGATGGATGACGAGGAAGCTGAAGAGCATGCCATGTATACTAGAAAGTTCTATGGTGAAGATGTGGATCGTGtaagtgatgaagaagaagcacAAGAGTTTAGAGAAGAGGATGTGGAGCTCGTGAGACATATCGTACCATATAGAGCAACTCAGGGAACTGATAAACCCGTGCTGTACTATGCCAAGATTCCAGAATTTTTAACTATCGATCCAGTGCCATTTGATCCACCAAGTTTTGAAGCGAGTGTCAAGGAAAGGCTCGGTAATAAGGCAAGCAAAGAGGACCAATTAGGTGACAGActtattgatgaaaatactGTACGTTGGAGATATAGTAGAGATGCTAATCAACAggttttcaaagaatcaaatGCGCAAATTGTACAATGGTCTGATGGAACATTTTCGTTGAAACTTGGTGATGAATATACGGATATTCTGTCCAACGATACCGATAACACCTTTTTCGCTGTATCCCATGATCAGCAAGAATTAATGCAATGTTATGAGGGCGGTGAAGTGACAAAGACACTAATGTTTATCCCCACATCGACGAGTTCACGTATGCATCAAAAATTAACCAAGGCCGTCATGCGTAGGGATCATAAGCAAGCGGCAGGTCCTGGTACTTATATTGTGCAAAAAGATCCTGAATTAGAAAGAGGTGAATTGGAGAAGAAACAGCAACAGGTGGTTCGTGAAAGAAGGCGGCGTCAAGTGAAAGAGATGGAGTCTAGGGAAGCCAGTGGTGATCCTGACAGACGTGCAGCCATCTCTGCAGAAGCTGAACCAATGGGTAATATCCGTCGTAACGAATACGAACAAGACGATTTCCTTGTggacgatgatgatgaggaggaATATGCAAGTGGATCTGGAGAAGAAGGcgaagaggaagaagaggaagatgaaggtaaTGTTAGTGACGAGGGTGCCGAAAGGTTACGTAGATTGAAACGTGAAGGTGCCAATAATTACGAAGAACGCAAGAGACGTAGAGTAGCTGTCATTGACGATGAGGAGGACGAGTAA
- the PFY1 gene encoding profilin (highly similar to uniprot|P07274 Saccharomyces cerevisiae YOR122C PFY1 Profilin actin- and phosphatidylinositol 4 5-bisphosphate-binding protein plays a role in cytoskeleton organization required for normal timing of actin polymerization in response to thermal stress localizes to plasma membrane and cytosol), with protein sequence MSWQAYTENLLGTGKIDKAAIYSRAGDSLWASSGGLTFAPQEIGKIAAGFDEPSGLQSTGLFVQGQKFMLLRADDRSIYARHDAEGMCCVRTKQTIILAHYPPSVQAGEATKIVEQLADYLIGAQY encoded by the exons ATGTCTTGGCAAG CTTACACCGAAAACCTATTGGGCACAGGCAAAATAGACAAGGCCGCTATCTACTCAAGAGCCGGCGATTCCTTGTGGGCCTCATCTGGTGGGTTAACATTTGCACCacaagaaattggtaaGATTGCCGCAGGTTTCGACGAACCATCAGGTTTGCAAAGTACAGGTTTATTCGTACAAGGCCAAAAATTCATGCTTTTGAGAGCTGATGATCGTTCTATCTATGCAAGACATGATGCTGAAGGTATGTGTTGCGTTCGTACCAAGCAAACTATTATCTTAGCTCATTACCCACCAAGTGTGCAAGCTGGTGAAGCCACCAAGATTGTGGAACAGTTGGCTGATTACTTGATTGGTGCTCAATACTGA